One genomic segment of Elgaria multicarinata webbii isolate HBS135686 ecotype San Diego chromosome 21, rElgMul1.1.pri, whole genome shotgun sequence includes these proteins:
- the LOC134412312 gene encoding uncharacterized protein LOC134412312: MASFNNQQQCKQTPTLPPALCKPVTVPEPSPSPPVVKIPECPVEQHQCKQTVTLPPVVIPLPTPCPEKKPPCKEPPVVIVPSPGPQPEPFPCPQQEPPCKEPPIVVIPTPCPQPEPLPCPQQKQPPCKEPPIVVIPTPCPEPEPLPCPQQKQPPCKEPPVVVIPTPCPEPTPFPEKKTPCKETPVVVVPTPCFPCSQQKQPPCKEPPVVVIPTPCPEPTPYPENKPPCKETPVVVIPTPCPGNPSKQPTPPPCDQQQKKQPCHWPHQNK; encoded by the exons ATGGCTTCATTCAACAACCAACAACAGTGCAAGCAAACACCCACCTTGCCACCTGCACTGTGCAAACCTGTGACAGTGCCAGAACCATCACCATCCCCACCAGTGGTGAAGATACCAGAGTGCCCTGTGGAGCAGCACCAATGCAAGCAGACCGTCACTCTTCCTCCAGTGGTGATCCCACTGCCAACCCCCTGTCCTGAAAAGAAGCCTCCATGCAAAGAGCCACCAGTGGTGATTGTGCCATCTCCAGGCCCACAACCGGAGCCATTTCCTTGCCCTCAGCAGGAGCCACCATGCAAGGAGCCACCAATAGTGGTCATTCCAACTCCATGCCCACAGCCGGAGCCACTTCCTTGCCCTCAGCAGAAGCAGCCTCCATGCAAGGAGCCACCAATAGTGGTCATTCCAACTCCATGTCCAGAGCCGGAGCCACTTCCTTGCCCTCAGCAGAAGCAGCCTCCATGCAAGGAGCCACCAGTAGTGGTCATTCCAACCCCATGCCCAGAGCCAACCCCCTTTCCTGAAAAGAAGACTCCATGCAAGGAGACACCAGTAGTGGTTGTCCCAACTCCATGCT TTCCTTGCTCTCAGCAGAAGCAGCCTCCATGCAAGGAGCCACCAGTAGTGGTCATTCCAACTCCGTGCCCAGAGCCAACCCCCTATCCAGAAAATAAGCCTCCATGCAAGGAGACACCAGTAGTGGTCATTCCAACTCCATGCCCTGGAAATCCATCCAAGCAGCCAACTCCACCCCCTTGTGatcagcagcagaagaagcagcCATGCCATTGGCCACACCAGAATAAGTAA